CACATCCAGGTCATGGAGTTCATCATGGAGGACTTGGAGGACATGTGTGTGGATGAGACAGACAAGGTAGAAAGgcttttcatggctttgttTTATGAAGTCTGGTATTGCTGTGCTGAGCTTAGCAGGAATATTGCTCTTGGTCTTGGGAAGAGAATCAGAGTCAGATGCTACTTCCAGAAGTCTTCCTGCAGAGTGAGCTTAGGGATGATGGGGATTCTGGCTCTGGTCAAGCTTCTTGCAGCAGATGATCTGATCTTGTGCTTTCTGAGCCTTTTGGactgtgtttctctgttttcttccaaagaTGGACAGGACAGCATTTCACCTGGCCGCAGAGCACGGGCAGCTGAAGGTGGTGGAGTTCCTCATTCGACTGGGTTGTTCTCACAGTGCCAAAGACAAGGTATGGGCACAAAACCACATGCAAGGGAGGTGAAGTCCAAGGATTAGGGGATGTGAAAACCAGGGAACAGAATCCCAGATAAGGCTCAGGCAGGCAAGTTGTCCATAGTTGTTACTATGGCTGTGGTGTGTCAGGGCTTTTCTTCCCTATCCACTTCAAGCCATTTTCTTGCTTAGTTCATGATTTCTCTCCACGACTTTTCAGGCAGGATACCCAGCATGCCTGGTGGACCATGCTCCAGTTTAAGGTAGGAGGGGTTCTTCCCTTGCTGCTACACCTGTAGGAAGATTGCTTCATATTTGTGCTACTGGTTACAACCTCCTTTTCAGCCACACTGGATATAGTCTGTGCAAGGTTGTGGTATATGAACACTCAGTCCTGTGAGACATATGTTTATAAAGTAATGTTTactttcaggaagaaaatacagcatTGCATTTAGCTGCTAAAAATGGACacctctctgtgctggagaagaTTATAGATGTCGGAGTGGACCTTGATGAAAAAAACTCAGTAAGTACActtaaattaaatcaaaaccACATCAGTTTTGCCCTTTTCCCCCTAGAAATACTCTCCTGCCACAGTCATCAGGCTGAAAAGCCAGTAATGACAGGAGAGGTCTAGAAAATAGCTGATTTTATCTAAAACCTGTGTGGGTAAAGGCAGGTCACACTTGCAGAGCATCAGTGAAAGGTGACATCCGTCTTGGACCAATTTCCGGCTTTAAAGTGTTGCCTTCTCTTCCTGCTGTATCTGCACACCTACCTTATCACTCCATTTaatctccctttctctccctgaCCCTTGTACATTCAAGTGCCTAAATGGTTATTGAGTGTGTTTTAAACTAAACTTCACCATGCTTTGAAGTATTGACTTAGTCACTGAACATATGGACCTTCTGTTTGAGATCTCTCTTTTGACAGATCTGCTCTGGAAAATTATGTGGCTGGAACACAGTTAATGACTTAGATAGCAAATATTGGCTTAGTATCGCTGTTATTTATTCCAGGGCACACTCCCAATTAAGtttatcagcattttttttaGTCTTATTTGGTTACTGTCTTTGAAAAGTGTATTTGATTGTGATTAGGATCTGAAGGAAAGGGGGAGCCACCTTCTGTGGTAACTGGCAGCATTTGTCTACCCCCACATGAGCTGCCCTTTCTGCAAAGAGCAATAATAAAACCAGATGAAATCACTTAAGAATTCTGCTTgcttgcttctgttttcttgtaATGAAATGAGCTGCAACCCTTGGAAGGGAAAACCAGTGATAGAGGGTCACAGGTTTCAAGTTCTATTTCTGGGCTATTCCAGGAAAATGGTTTGTCTTTGCTGTCTGTGTAAAATCCTTTTTGGTTTATTGACGGGCTGGAGGGGAGGAAAGATGATGAACACAATGTCTGTCTTGTGGCCCACAGCCAGTGACATTCAGGACAGAGAAGTACTCTGGTATGTCCAGGGCAGATAATTTTGTCCTCTGTTTTTGTAACAATCAACTGGAGATCCCTGGCCCTCAGAACTGGTACTGTAACATGTCATGGATTCAGAAGCTGGGGTGCAGTCTGTGACTCgttctgctgctctgtcttGGCCTTGTctacagaaatgctgcttgtgTCCTTTCTTGCCTTGTGCAGGAAGGACTCACGGCTCTGCACCTGGCTGCTGAGGGGGGACACAGCCACTGTGTGAAGCTGCTCGTGGAAGTGGGTGCTGATGTCAATGCCCAAACCCAGGTTAGCTCCATGGATGTGATTCCATTCCCAAACCCTGCTTTGTGGATTTATCCCCACACCTGTGGCTTCCCAGGTCACCCACAGAGAGAGAGGTCATGTGGAGCCCTGCATTGAGGAATAGCACAGGGAGTTTAGATGAAGGTAAACGTGGTTGTGTACAAAGAGGCAGGTGAAGCTCCCTGGGACTGGTTTGGCTGGAGACAATCTCCATGGATTTGTCAGTGCTGGGCCATGGGATTCttgcaggagggagcagggagctcttTGTGGGTAGTCTGTAACaactgcagcctctggaaaGAATCCCTGAGTAACACTCCTCTCTTCTGACTTGTCTCTCAGAAAAAGATGAACTGCCTTCATTATGCAGCACTGCATGGCTATGAGGAGATAGCCAGGATCCTCATGGATGCAGGAATCCACACGGATGCTCTCAATCATGTGAGTCCCTCTCAATGCTCTTACCACTAACAAAAAGGGTAAAGTCAGTTTGTGGAGCTGCTCAAGAGCACAAAGCAGGTCTGGAAGGAccagtgctgcagcatccccgTCAGTGCCCAGTGCAAACTGGCAGCTGTGATAGAACAGGACATGCTGGGCACAGCATGGTGCTTTCAGTGCTATGAGCTAAGCTCTCCCTAAGTGCAGGATCTTCTTTCCACAGCAAAATGCATCAGCAATGCACATTGCAGTCCTGCAGAACTTCCCAGCCATGGTGAAGCTCTTCATCAGTGCAGAGTGTGACCTTGACATTCCAGATAATGTAAGACTGCAGCTCCTGTTCTTTGTGTTTGAAATGTGAACCAGTTTCATGGGGGATTTTAtcaccctggggacaggatTAAAGAGGAGTGCTTTAAAATGTGGAGAACCTGGAAGTGCAGCTTAGGAAATGTGAAACCTGTGAAATGATTATAATTGTTGCAGTGAGGTAATCACTTGATGGTGTTCAACatgagggctgtgctgtgtcccctgcaACATTGTGTTGCAACAAGGCTCTCTCGTCCTTGCTGGAAGCAGGTAGGAGAAATTTCAAGATGGAATATATTCTGCAAAATGTTTAGAGGGCTGAGAATAGGAGGCAAGCCTGGAGGTAGCTGATTGTCTCACCAAACTGTAATTTTCTGAATGAGGGGCTTTGTGTAGCTTGTTTTGGTTAATCTTCATACTTGTAGCGATGTTCTCTACTGATGATACCATAAAATTGACACATTTTATGTTCAGTTTTAGTGGTTTCCATTAAACAGTCCCAAGGCTCCTCCTGGTAGTGTTCTGTCCTTCCAGCCTCACACTTGTCCTTCTCTGAAGTGTAgtcctttctccctccttctgcagaggcagcagaccTCACTCCACATCGCTGCAGAGCACGGCAGGCAGGACATTGCTGAGATGATTCTCATTGCAGGAGTTAATCTGAAGCTGACAGACAAGGTAAAGGTCTCCATGGGTGAAACAGGTTCTGTGGGAGTATGGAGGGAAAATATACATAGATGGTCTTTGCTAATGTTTTTCACAATTTTCAAGGAAGGCCGGTAATATTAAAATTTGGATATTTCCAGGGATAAGTCCTTAAAACACAGCTGAGTAggttatttttatgtattttccaGGAAATAAGTGACTGGTTCTTAGACAGGTAGAAAATAGATAACACAAAGAACAATGCTTTCTTTCTCAAAGTTTTTCTAGTTCCTTCTACTTGTACTATCATGAATAGTAATATCAAAGATTTCCTCAAATAAAGGTAAGTAATATACCTGAAAAATTACAGCACACATATTCTAATGGGTTGAAAGGATCTGTTTGGTATAGATCTGGCACAGTTCTGGGACTTTTGGCATCTAATAAAATCAACAGAATGAATTTCAAGAGCCCTGAAAATGTAGTATGTGCCCAAAAATGCTGGAGGCCCTTGGGCGGGGATTAAAATAGGGTTTGCCATTTGCAGTGGGTAAGAGCAAGTGCAGACCTGAAGGCACCTGGCTGAACTGGCCTTCAGCTGTGGTGAATGTTTGTCACCTTTCAGCACTCTATGGAACTGCAGTGACACTCAGCACAGGGGACACATTCACACTTTCCTGTATGAAATTGGGTTTCTGCTCACATCTGAGGCCAGAACTGTTCTTCCTGTTATGCCTGGTGCCTGGGCTGGCTCGCTTTCCTTCATGCAACTTTCAAACCTCGTTCTTTCCTGCCTTCTGATTTTAGATAGAAATACAAATCTCCCCCTGCCCAATCCAAAATCATATTCATGAAAGGAACATAGCCACATTTTCATAGTCTCATCAGCTTGTGCTTCTCCTAAGAGACCATTTTTAATCATGTGTATCTGGAGCCTGTAAAGTTAATGAGGTTGTATAAATCATTTTGGTTTCATGTGTCAGCAAACCTGCTGTGCAAAAGGCTGTAAAATACCTTggactgcagagctgagctggttCTCTGATGGTTGCTCTCATGTTGGTGGGTTGCAGCTTTTCCAGTTGGTGGGTGAAGCTTTTCCAGTGGCTCCTGCAAAATAGGCAGATCGCTTGTAGCACcagaggagatgctgcagagcctgcaAAACCACTCCTCATTCCCCAAATGCAGGAGCTTGACAAGCTCACCTCTGAAGTTCACAGGTGGAGAACAGGTCCTGGTGGGTGCATCACTCAGTAGTCcatgtgccagctgctgcagataCTGGGTGGCTGTGGAGATTGTACCTCCTAAGGTCCAAAGTCTTTTCcagctcatttttcctttctaatttcAGCAAGGGAAAACATCTCTGGATGTTGCTGCCCGAGGCAATCACATCATCTTGGTGGACATGATTATCAAAGCGGATCGATTTTACAAATGGGAGAAGGTGAGCAGTTTACACAACAGCCCCTGTGCTTTCTCCTCTCCATTGACACTCCACATACCAGCTGTCAAAGAATAAGAAATACAGGACATCCCGTGACAGCCTGACCTCTATTTTCATCCCCTTacttaagaaaaacagaagtccTCACCATGCCAACAGCATCTACTTAAggttttccttatttaaaatgGCCTCTGCTGTTAGAAATCccaggtggcactgctgggaataGGGGtttccaaaaattatttaacagCTGCTCCCAAAGGGATAGAATTAGTTCCTTTTCCCAGAAGGAGAAATTGAAGGACTTGAATGAAAAAATGCTTGGCCTCAGGTCACCAAAATAGGATTTTGAGAGTTTTTCAGCAGTGGAAGGAGACAGCTCTTGTTGGAGTCATACAACCAACTTCTCCCTCAAAGTGCAGCCTCTCAGCCCCAGTCTCCCCTCTGAAACCCTGCCTGCCCCAAGCCTGTGCCCAAACCAAGCTGAGCAGAGTGAGCTGAAAGCACAGCTGAATGTCACATCCCTTGCATGTTCTTCAGAGTTTGGTTGTCCTTCCATAGCAGTTCTCCAGAGGGGGAagcaaaggaagggaaggagagcaTGTGCCTGTGGCTCAGGTGCAGCTTCAGTGTCACGCTCAGTGGATCAGGCCCTTGCATTGGCTTCCATGCAGCCCTAGAGAATGTcatgcagcctctgcagcctgggtgtgagcacagctgaTGTTGCAGGGAAGCAGATTTAATTAAATGattctgccccaaaccccagatgAAAGGGAATGTAGAAATGCAAATCGTGATCCGCATGGGCTTCCACAGCGAAGTGGCCATTAAAGGCATTTTAACCCTGATGAGCACAGAGTAAAATGAGACTAAAGGGTATTAAAAAATGAGCTGTGCCACAAAGAATTTGCAGGGACCACAGAGCTGAGCATGTGGGAGGCTGCAGAaccacaggcactgctgcagcacccctcttctggctctgcaggacaaCCTGAACAGCGACTCCAGTTCATGGGTGGCAAAGCACTTGACCTTTAAGCAGGATCACAGGCTGGAAACACAGCACATCCGCTCAGTCATGTGGAGATTAGCCACTAAGTACCTCAAACCCGGGGAATGGAAGAAGCTGGCACATTACTGGAAATTCACGGATGACCACATTAGGGCCATTGAGCAACAATGGACAGGTATACAAAAGCTTCCCaggtattttcctttctttccttggaCTTTGTTTCTGGGAGATAAAGCTGCAGTAAGAGCAAAGCATGAAGAAAACCATTTGGTTTGTTTGAAGCAACCAAAAGATTAGGttaaaaattctggttttactGAATGTGGAATTACCTACACACTGTAATTTGTCTAGGAATAAGGCATGCAAGCAGGGGAATTAGTGGATCTTTGCTCACTCCTTAGGAGACATTTGGCAGGCCTGTGAGTTCTTGCTACAATTGTTCTACAGAACAGAAGAAACTTGctggttttacttttttgaGTAGCAAGAAGGCAGTGAAGTGAATTCTTTAGAATTTAAGGAATACATTAGCAGAAGCAGGGTCTGAGGGTCAGAAACAGATCACTGCTAGTTCTGACTGTTTCAAGAACTCTGTAGTTTGGATGATGTGAGCAAGAGGCCAAGCTGTGCTCTGAAGGCAGAAACTGTATTGCCATGAAAGGCTCAGCCATAGCCACATAAAGTTCCATTAAGTTCCACATAAATCCAGCAATCCCATCACAAGCAGGAATTAAAACCATGCTTTACAGCCTCCTAGTAAAAtccagagaggagggaggggtgtGCAAACCCACCGGGGCAGAAATCTGCTCTGGTCAGGGCCGTGCACTCTGAGTGTGGGATTTCATCTGCGGTTTGATCCAGGCACTAAAAGCTACAGGGAACACGGGCACAGAATGTTGCTGATCTGGCTCCATGGTGTGATCACTGCAGGAGAAAATCCAATCAAGGGACTGTATGAAGGCCTGGTGGGGATTGGGAGAAGAGATTTAGCAGGTAATACTTTTGTCTTCCTTCAAATAATGCACACTGAGcattatttgaattaatttacCCAAATTCTGTGCTTAGACAAATACACAAAGGAAAACTTCAGTGAAGCAAGCTCACATGAGCTGAAAGCACCTGCTCTGCCCCCTTGCTTCCATTACATGTAATCTCTTTCTCTTAGGTTTGATAAATGAACAGATCCTGACATGGCTTTATTGTTCTGTGCAGCAGATCATTCTCTCTTACAGAAAGtatcaggaaaaaagcaaatgcagactCCACCTCTCCACGGAAATGCACAGCAATGTAACACCAGGAGCAAACGCAGCTGGTCTCAGgatgagagaaagaaacacctctctgctgctgagagaAGGCAGATGCAAGCTAAGGGCTTCTTGTCACaaactgctggcactgctgcacccTTCTGGACAGGAAATGACAAGGGTAAAACAAATGCTCATGgtcaaaaacaccccaaacagAAGGGAGATTTTTATCAGCAATTTCAAACGGTCTGGGCACTGTAATGAGTTACTTGTTATACTGCATCAGGAAATATTACAGTTCTACTGTAACTTGTCTACAGCACAGTTTTGTATATAAATTTTCAGTTGTTAAGTTTTTAAGTTAATGGGGGCAAAGGCTTTGTTCTCAGGAATGTtctttatttaccttttttgtGGGGGTGTCTCATGTCTTAGGCATGCCCACACATTCCCACCATAAGAGGAGAACTTAAGCAAAATCAAAGCCACTCTTTGGTCCTTTTAGAACCTGAGGGGTTGTGATTTTTAATGCTTTGACTTTTCACAAAAAGTTTGAGAAGAATATTAACATATGCTGTTTATAAATGTACATTAACATGTATATTTATAAATCAAATAGGTGACTCTGACCTTTCAAAACATCTTTTCATTTGTCATGTAAtccttcatatttattttttacagcatctcaagcagaaaaaaatgtctgtatttcaATAAATCTAGATTTTACCCTTTAAAGTTGCAAGTCATATCTTGtcatctttattaaaaaaacactaCAGCATTTTTTCTTAGAGCTAAACCAGTACAACCTTATAGTTAAAGCTTGAGAGGAATTcaagctgctggtggtggttttcttcatttccagaGGTGGTTGTAGAGGCAAACCAGGactgcagagagctcagctgctgttttcttggAGTCAAAACAAGAGACACTTGCTGAAAGTGAAGTTTTATTGAAAACCATTTTTATGCAGCAAGAAagttaaaaattcaaatgttttatttcaaatagaAACAAACTAACAACACAATGTACGGAGCACATAAGTGATGGCAATATTGACACTAACAtcttttaaatcaaatattcaACAAAAATATAGGTCAGCTTATAAGTACACAATCTGCATGTGGTAATATATACAGCcaagtgaaaaatataaaaagaaataccGTTCTGCTTAAGAACATGATACAGTGAAGACTTTGGtagaaaaaatgtcttttattattaaaagtGTAGTCTTCTAAGATGCCTCCTTGAATCCAAAGactaaaaatgaaacagatcTATCCCATTACACTGCTGGAGGTTGCTGTCCATGGGTAGCTCACCGACTGTTGATCCTGTTGGAATCACACAGTGATAATCGGCTAACACAAGGGAAAGGCAGAGTGGGAACAGCTGATTGTACACAGGAAGACCACCAAAGCAATGCCTCTGTTCCACTGGCACTCCCAAGCCTACTGCTCCTCGTGCTCGTTGCTGCTGTGAAGGCTGATCTTCTGGACTTCCAGCTCTTCTGCACTGACCATGGAGGGATCAATGGCTGCGTACCGGGTGCCGTGGAACTGCAGCAAATGGATCTGTTGGGCACAGGAAACAACATAGAGACAGGTGTAGGAGCACGGTGTTTTGGTAAAAGAGAAACATTCCTTCTGAGTAACTTTTGTGAGGGTGAAACCACAGCTCTGGAGTACAGGAgttcagagacagaaaaccaccaaagctggcccagcacacacacagctgctcccagccctgccctttggtaccagcagcacagagcacacagggaagTTAAGTAACAAAAGAAGCTCAGCAGAAGTTTCCTTCTGCTGTTGTGGCTAAACAGGTTCATAGATTGAAGTCAGGAACTCACTTGAATGTACAAGTTGACCTCAGCACTCCTGCAGAGGTAGGGGAAGTTGCCTCCTGTTTTGAGGTGAGCTCTTCTGGCATTAGGATAAAGCTTatacatttcttcttttgcttccGTTGAAAGCGCGCTTTGGTCGAACACCTGTGCAACAAGTCCCAGCAGTGAGTTATGAACCTCAGATTTTGTTGTTACATCAGATTAGCTGCATGCTGCTCCTAGAGGAGACCCTTAGCTTCTTTGTGGAATGGTgttaatgaaacaaaacaaggaaaccTGGGCACTGACAGCTAGCAAGCCAATACTGTAATACTGAAACATATGGCACAGAATATCTAATTCATAACGCAGCACAGAAAAGTCACAGCGTTGCCCAGTCAGCAGAAGGCTTCCCTAAATAGGAAGCATGTAACTACATGCTGCAAATGCTTGCTAAGTTGCTGACTGAATAGTGTGGCTCCACCTGCCAAGGAGAGGAAATattgtttaattaaaaactgaGATTCACTTACATCCATAATGGTTACAGGGATGTCTCGGATTTTGTGAGGTTCTACGTAGGAGTTCTGGCAGTTGAGGGTGAGTCTTGAGGCCAGCTCGCTCTGGCCCAGGCTCTCCAGCTTGCAGTAGAGAGAAACACTGATTAACAACATATTTCACTGCAGGAAGTGAATGCAATATTAATAATACAGCCAAAGAGAAGATAGTTTTAAAGGGATGAAGGTTGTAATTCCAATTTAGTATTACTCTGCAGGAGACAAATGCCTAAACCACATTCCATGAGTTgttcctgtccccagagcatGGCCTACAGATCTATTCcagcattttctccttttccacctCAGTTCCTTAACTCCTCTTGATTGACACAAATAAACAGAACTAAGGTAGAGGGTCAGTGAATCAGTTAaactgctggggctgtgacagtCAACACTGCTAAAGATCCACTTCccactccttcctcctgggTCATGaatgaagaaagcagcagaaatatcTCCAACCTCCCTCTCAGTAACTACAGAGTGACACCACAGCCACCAGAGCACACC
This sequence is a window from Camarhynchus parvulus chromosome 10, STF_HiC, whole genome shotgun sequence. Protein-coding genes within it:
- the ANKDD1A gene encoding ankyrin repeat and death domain-containing protein 1A isoform X4 — protein: MGDDLAWEGDTLLQSEKEFHDAAKQNDTARMEELIRRGVDIKAKNNNGRNLLHCAAQRGHIQVMEFIMEDLEDMCVDETDKMDRTAFHLAAEHGQLKVVEFLIRLGCSHSAKDKEENTALHLAAKNGHLSVLEKIIDVGVDLDEKNSEGLTALHLAAEGGHSHCVKLLVEVGADVNAQTQKKMNCLHYAALHGYEEIARILMDAGIHTDALNHQNASAMHIAVLQNFPAMVKLFISAECDLDIPDNRQQTSLHIAAEHGRQDIAEMILIAGVNLKLTDKQGKTSLDVAARGNHIILVDMIIKADRFYKWEKDNLNSDSSSWVAKHLTFKQDHRLETQHIRSVMWRLATKYLKPGEWKKLAHYWKFTDDHIRAIEQQWTGTKSYREHGHRMLLIWLHGVITAGENPIKGLYEGLVGIGRRDLAESIRKKANADSTSPRKCTAM
- the ANKDD1A gene encoding ankyrin repeat and death domain-containing protein 1A isoform X5, with protein sequence MGDDLAWEGDTLLQSEKEFHDAAKQNDTARMEELIRRGVDIKAKNNAERSALHWAAGAGSVDAVRLLLDHDAPVDDEDSVQRPLSLACAFGMNALLLSAWFGHLRVLQILVNAGAKINRVNRNGRNLLHCAAQRGHIQVMEFIMEDLEDMCVDETDKMDRTAFHLAAEHGQLKVVEFLIRLGCSHSAKDKEENTALHLAAKNGHLSVLEKIIDVGVDLDEKNSEGLTALHLAAEGGHSHCVKLLVEVGADVNAQTQKKMNCLHYAALHGYEEIARILMDAGIHTDALNHQNASAMHIAVLQNFPAMVKLFISAECDLDIPDNRQQTSLHIAAEHGRQDIAEMILIAGVNLKLTDKQGKTSLDVAARGNHIILVDMIIKADRFYKWEKDNLNSDSSSWVAKHLTFKQDHRLETQHIRSVMWRLATKYLKPGEWKKLAHYWKFTDDHIRAIEQQWTGTKSYREHGHRMLLIWLHGVITAGENPIKGLYEGLVGIGRRDLAESIRKKANADSTSPRKCTAM
- the ANKDD1A gene encoding ankyrin repeat and death domain-containing protein 1A isoform X3, which translates into the protein MGDDLAWEGDTLLQSEKEFHDAAKQNDTARMEELIRRGVDIKAKNNAERSALHWAAGAGSVDAVRLLLDHDAPVDDEDSFGMNALLLSAWFGHLRVLQILVNAGAKINRVNRNGRNLLHCAAQRGHIQVMEFIMEDLEDMCVDETDKMDRTAFHLAAEHGQLKVVEFLIRLGCSHSAKDKEENTALHLAAKNGHLSVLEKIIDVGVDLDEKNSEGLTALHLAAEGGHSHCVKLLVEVGADVNAQTQKKMNCLHYAALHGYEEIARILMDAGIHTDALNHQNASAMHIAVLQNFPAMVKLFISAECDLDIPDNRQQTSLHIAAEHGRQDIAEMILIAGVNLKLTDKQGKTSLDVAARGNHIILVDMIIKADRFYKWEKDNLNSDSSSWVAKHLTFKQDHRLETQHIRSVMWRLATKYLKPGEWKKLAHYWKFTDDHIRAIEQQWTESIRKKANADSTSPRKCTAM
- the ANKDD1A gene encoding ankyrin repeat and death domain-containing protein 1A isoform X2, whose amino-acid sequence is MMQRSKMIQPGWRNSSGEELTLKPKTMQSGVPCTGLREPGAWMLCGCSWITTPLWMTRTVYRGHSPLHFGMNALLLSAWFGHLRVLQILVNAGAKINRVNRNGRNLLHCAAQRGHIQVMEFIMEDLEDMCVDETDKMDRTAFHLAAEHGQLKVVEFLIRLGCSHSAKDKEENTALHLAAKNGHLSVLEKIIDVGVDLDEKNSEGLTALHLAAEGGHSHCVKLLVEVGADVNAQTQKKMNCLHYAALHGYEEIARILMDAGIHTDALNHQNASAMHIAVLQNFPAMVKLFISAECDLDIPDNRQQTSLHIAAEHGRQDIAEMILIAGVNLKLTDKQGKTSLDVAARGNHIILVDMIIKADRFYKWEKDNLNSDSSSWVAKHLTFKQDHRLETQHIRSVMWRLATKYLKPGEWKKLAHYWKFTDDHIRAIEQQWTGTKSYREHGHRMLLIWLHGVITAGENPIKGLYEGLVGIGRRDLAESIRKKANADSTSPRKCTAM
- the ANKDD1A gene encoding ankyrin repeat and death domain-containing protein 1A isoform X1 produces the protein MGDDLAWEGDTLLQSEKEFHDAAKQNDTARMEELIRRGVDIKAKNNAERSALHWAAGAGSVDAVRLLLDHDAPVDDEDSFGMNALLLSAWFGHLRVLQILVNAGAKINRVNRNGRNLLHCAAQRGHIQVMEFIMEDLEDMCVDETDKMDRTAFHLAAEHGQLKVVEFLIRLGCSHSAKDKEENTALHLAAKNGHLSVLEKIIDVGVDLDEKNSEGLTALHLAAEGGHSHCVKLLVEVGADVNAQTQKKMNCLHYAALHGYEEIARILMDAGIHTDALNHQNASAMHIAVLQNFPAMVKLFISAECDLDIPDNRQQTSLHIAAEHGRQDIAEMILIAGVNLKLTDKQGKTSLDVAARGNHIILVDMIIKADRFYKWEKDNLNSDSSSWVAKHLTFKQDHRLETQHIRSVMWRLATKYLKPGEWKKLAHYWKFTDDHIRAIEQQWTGTKSYREHGHRMLLIWLHGVITAGENPIKGLYEGLVGIGRRDLAESIRKKANADSTSPRKCTAM